Genomic DNA from Danio rerio strain Tuebingen ecotype United States chromosome 5, GRCz12tu, whole genome shotgun sequence:
TTTGGAAAGCGAAATATGTAAAAGGCTTGGctaaaatgacaaatatttataatatttaattaaaaaagctgTTTTCCCCTTTAATTCAAATTGCACAGCTCACTGGCACTCTCAAGCaaaataatatgcaaaaataataataatttgatccattttctAACAGTGTTCCCTTTATCAAGCTGATTTTCTGATCAGACACCTATGCATCTGAATAAATCCGTTTCAGGTTTTCAAATGtacaatacattttgttttcctgtaacattttgtgtttgtttccAGTGAAACAAGATGAAATATGATCCAATtgggcatttaaacaaaacagatgattCTCATTGCCTATGATCAAAGCACCTAGCTTTTAATCATCATGCCACATACATGTCTTTAACATTTTGGGAATGTTCAGAACAGATATAACTGGACAAAACAATCCACACAGTGATAGAAACATCAGTACACCATCACAACATGGTGTGCAGAAGAACACTGCCGtttaaatgattgtttttttttctattgcgaTGGCTTCTGTTGTGGGAACACAACTTTATGCATGCTTTCATTTGTTCTTTGGCATTTCAGTCCTAACGGCTGATGTGCTAACACTATGGCGACTCAAGAGGATTCCTGTACCTCCTCTTTGGAATGTTCTGTTTCCACAAAAACAGGTTTGTCCTTAGAGGACAGATCGTGTTCATTGGCAGCTGGCTCCTCCCTGTCTTCCTGATTGGAGTTTTCAGCTCCTGGCCCCACCTCCTTCACGTTGCCATTGATCAAAGGAGCACAGCTTCCATTTGATTGGACGACTGGAGGAGCAGGCATCTTCTCACTTTGGTTATTCTGGTCTGCATGTGTGTTGATTGGTCCGGCTGGATCAGGAAGAACTCCATCTGCAACAGCCAGCTGCTGGAATAGGAGGAGATGGAGACAGGCCAATCAAACACTTTTTATAGCTACTATTATACACTATACACTaatatagttttacattttaaaaaagttattaattcaatgcaatatttaaatatcAGTTTAGTTTATTAATGATTTTGTTGTTTTGGTGTAGTTTTTATATTGTGAacacatttctatttagtttttatagaCTTCAGTTTAAGTAATTCAGAATTAACCGAACAATTTTAAGTGAACAGTTAAGTGAACAGTGTCAACCAGAACAAAGCTTAGTGTTTGCACAGCTTAACTCTTGTGTAAAAGCTCTtagtaataaaagtaaaacatttgtTTGAACAGACGCTGAATCCAAAACCACACAAATTCAACTtgtatgaaactgaaaaaaagtaaaaaaaattaaaataattcagaCAAACTTCTTTAAGTTATAGATAATGTAAGTATGTAGTTAAACATGACTAGTTTGTATTTTTGGGCAAATGTGGATAATGTGTTTGTCTGTAAAAGCACCATCAGCTTCATCTCTAAACAGCTGCAGGTCAGATTTGCCACCACACAATTAAAGCGTCACGAAaccccaaaacacattttttgagacgttgacagtcatatttatgtcccacgctgctaaaaacactattaggactgatatatttcacaaaaaaagtgacaattggttgtttttgtgttgtttagagcaaatttgttcttccggtttaaaacaaaattttaaagcTGCAGAACGGccatgagatcattgtgtaaattccagtgtgAAGATTTACTGTCTGTACCAGTCACTACAATGTGAcatcattgagttttcagcacatcaATTCAGCGtcaattcatgagaaagacttggttcaaaccaatcagcacactCTATTATGaacgagatgcaacttcattaatatgcgtAATATAGCTTCGAAGACTCTTTTTAGTGTTTCAGTTTTCAGAGAGACGCCACGATGTGTTCCCAACCGTAAATcaaacaagtagaagaagaagaattgttcagagagatgggtcatcagtgttgcatGTATAAATGTGCcaaaacaaaggttttgtttccatttcccctgCGATAAGAGCACAGCTCATGTGTGGACCTGAGCAGTTGTATTACAGTGGTCTGCAAACACgagacaaaaatatgtttgttaagAAAATTTTTTAGCCAAGAGCTTTTCGATTCTGTAAATGATGAAATCCGGATTTGCAGCTtgtctttcttttaaaaaaagtttgttaattgtcctgtctctacgaatttggtaagtgtgtgatcaatgttcgctgtttatgtttattcagatggcaaacttAGTTCATATCGTAAGCAGTACtctcagtttttaaagacatgccaatattatttagttactaagtttataGTATAATCACAACAATATTATGCACTGGaaatcctccacttccacacagctctTAGTatcactgtaaatgctgctctctgaatccctagctatgtttccatacagctatttttatgcgcattttgcatatgcgGATGAAAAACTGTTGATGGAAACAACatacagcttctcctactgcagcaaattttgtttttactgttgatatttggcaccagataatcaggaagtgacgattttgtttgctttgaatcgttggatggaaatgctgctttatttgcacgtcttctatgcaatccagttttgcgcataatgtttattcacatttttggatggagaCATAGCTACTGTCTATCTCCCATGTTTCTATgtttgggttgcagctgtgaGAATCAGCTGTAGTGCAcgtaatgaaactccccttttcatccaaacccttccctctttcaccACTCGACACTCCCACTTAAATAAAGCTAGCCTTACCcatttttctgactttttttttaaactagaggtatgaaaacaccctgctgagatggGGGATTTCATAGCCCTTTAAGGGCACAAATTAAGTTTTGTCGACTTTAGCTGCAGttcggcactttcactttcatttagaaacatttcatgcatgcccccatgacaaacgagatattgtaTGCTAGGAACTGCTGGAGAAGTTTAGTTTTAAGGGATTATTTTTATACAGCACGACGTATAGGAGAATAgcgtcaaacagccgtgtgtgtatagactatcctgtcacaaaatgccaAAACAATCATTtgcagcgaaaatcctacacggcaGTAATAGttagattaaggtgtttacatgtttactttCGGAGAGCAACATTTACAGAGGATCTTTACggccataatattgtagtgatattactgtaaacttagtaactaaatcattttgactaaggcatgtctttaaaaactgaaagagtactgctgacgatacgaatTAACTTTGCCATCTAAAACATTAACAAAGAACATTGATTGCACGCTtaacaaatctgtagagacaggacaatcaacacaaactggagctgcgtcttttttttttaaagatgagaggcaaatccagatttcaccatttgCAGATTTGAAAAGCTCTTgggtgaaaaatgttttttacaatgATATTTTTGtcacatgttagcagaccactgtaattcACACATGTGGGTCCAAATGTGATCGGTGCTCTCATAatggggaaatggaaacaaaacctttgctGCGGCACATTAATAAACACAACACCGACGACCCGTGTCTCTGAACAAATTTtttttccacttgttttaattatggttggcaacacatctctctgccgtctgaacactgtaacaggtaaaaagagtcttggaagctatatcatgcatattattgaagttgcacctcatacacaatagagcacgctgatttgTTTGAACCAGGTCTTTCTCATGAATTGATGCTGAAAGCTCAAAGACATCACATTGTACCtgccggtacagacatccagtctccacgctggaatttaaacaaggatctcatggccgtgatgtTGCTTCAAATTTTCagaacaaatttgctcaaaataaggcaaaaacaaccaattttcgctttttaatagtgtttttagcaatgtgggacatatatatgactgtcagCATCTCAGAAAATGACCCTTTAGTTGTAAAAATGATgattatttttgctaattttttttttttcaggtcatCTTTCAGTGAATGttgttaattttagttaatttcagattttcatttattgccatttttttttcagtttacaaAAATGTTTTCTAATTAATAGTTTTAGTTTTCGTTTACTAAAAAAACCTTGATCTTCATCCTAGAAAAGAGTACTACAACCCCACTTACTCTCTGTAATTCAGTCATGGTTCTCTCTCCTTCTACCTGCCTCTGTGTGAGAGTCAGCAGCGTGTCTAGAACAGACTGTTTTGGGTGCATTCCTCTGTCATAGTGGTTATACATCCCACACCAGAACCTGGCaatcaacacaaacacacagctccTCATTAACACCTCCATCTATGCcttttattttacaatgttaTTTTGGTGCTAAACTATTCTGTAAACAAAAAGCAATGTAGCTCATTTGTATTTGCTAACATTTTGTTTACAGCAAACACAGCTGAGTGTGAATTCGTGAATTTACACCcatctgtgtttgtttgtaatcAAGAGGCAAAGTGGGTTTATCCATGTATTTGCTTGTACGTACTTGAAGTGTAGTGGTAAAGTGCTTGGTCTGAGAACTGTGCTTTCTAATGAGCGCCGGTACAAAGGGTTTCGATACTGATGCTGGTTTTCCAGAAGATGCGGCCACAGGGAAAAGGTTTTTTCATGCAAcctaaaattacacacaaaatgTTGAAGCAAAACTACAAAGTAGAAATAAAATGtatgtcttttattttgttttgtttagcatGTGGATTCGTTCCTCACCTCATGTCTAGCCTCTCCTTCTGACAGTTGCCGATGAAGTTTCCGTACTGGCAGGCGTAGACTTGGTCATGTATTTCTATCAGGTAATGTTCGTTGAACTCAAACACACAGGGGAATTGTTGTGACAGCTGCCAGACGCACTCCAGGAACTGGGTGAACACCGGAGACGCTTCCTTTGGGTCGCTGTCCAGATGGCCACACCTAgagcacaaacacatacacaaattgATCCATGATGGCACAAAGATTTTTTCACATTCTAGCAACAGTGATCGCatttaactttaataataatgataacaatttcAATAATATGATTACAAGTAGTTACGTATTTGTGCAAACTAAGAGATGTAATAATGCTTAAAGTGTTATTTACCTGTGACTGAATTTATGACCAAAAGAAATCCACTCTTTTTCTATTAAAacctgtaataaaaaaatagtcaaattattaaccctcctgtcgtGTTCACATTCCACCCCTTATTTTAGTGTTCCTGGTGTAAATTGACCAGTCTGTTTTTAACTCCTCTTAAATTAGcagaaaaaacatttttcaccatcagattttaatttaatattcttaAGCTGTAAACAATGTTtcaaagtagtgtttaacatgaatttatacAATTGGACAAAAAACCGCAGTG
This window encodes:
- the mtmr8 gene encoding phosphatidylinositol-3,5-bisphosphate 3-phosphatase MTMR8 isoform X3, with translation MGHLNAMANRAAGKGYENEDNYSNIRFQFQGIENIHVMRSSLQKLLEVCSMKSPSMSDYLTGLENSGWLRHIKSVMDAGVFLAKAVCEERASVLVHCSDGWDRTAQVCSLACLLLDPYYRTIKGLMVLIEKEWISFGHKFSHRCGHLDSDPKEASPVFTQFLECVWQLSQQFPCVFEFNEHYLIEIHDQVYACQYGNFIGNCQKERLDMRLHEKTFSLWPHLLENQHQYRNPLYRRSLESTVLRPSTLPLHFKFWCGMYNHYDRGMHPKQSVLDTLLTLTQRQVEGERTMTELQRLAVADGVLPDPAGPINTHADQNNQSEKMPAPPVVQSNGSCAPLINGNVKEVGPGAENSNQEDREEPAANEHDLSSKDKPVFVETEHSKEEVQESS
- the mtmr8 gene encoding phosphatidylinositol-3,5-bisphosphate 3-phosphatase MTMR8 isoform X2; protein product: MGHLNAMANRAAGKGYENEDNYSNIRFQFQGIENIHVMRSSLQKLLEVCSMKSPSMSDYLTGLENSGWLRHIKSVMDAGVFLAKAVCEERASVLVHCSDGWDRTAQVCSLACLLLDPYYRTIKGLMVLIEKEWISFGHKFSHRCGHLDSDPKEASPVFTQFLECVWQLSQQFPCVFEFNEHYLIEIHDQVYACQYGNFIGNCQKERLDMRLHEKTFSLWPHLLENQHQYRNPLYRRSLESTVLRPSTLPLHFKFWCGMYNHYDRGMHPKQSVLDTLLTLTQRQVEGERTMTELQRQLAVADGVLPDPAGPINTHADQNNQSEKMPAPPVVQSNGSCAPLINGNVKEVGPGAENSNQEDREEPAANEHDLSSKDKPVFVETEHSKEEVQESS